In Hydra vulgaris chromosome 06, alternate assembly HydraT2T_AEP, a genomic segment contains:
- the LOC136081151 gene encoding uncharacterized protein LOC136081151, translating into MLEVLEALKENFEDAMAITKKYGKPDLFITFTCDPKWSEITENLYPGQTANDRPGLVTRRGLPHVHTLLHFANDDKLETAHVINSLISAEIPDPIVNRDLYDVVKTCMIHGPCGILNTNSPCMKDGVCSKILKNLMLTHFQVSNSFTKSQYTLGVFVDLSKAIDTANHYILLNELEFYGITDIPYHFIFDDKDCKWKTVPLQAKGATSWEDVRTVNSIVFEMFREACVLKVLTHKPKQIRQLFSIILTFCEPDNPLDLWVSYKAFMMEDFIQRSVQLLIAEQATLRQIEKIINQSGKTLADFNMPVIDEFMGLYLENFDENI; encoded by the exons ATGTTGGAAGTCCTAGaggctttaaaagaaaactttgaagatgctaTGGCCATAACtaaaaagtatggtaaaccagatcttttCATAACTTTCACTTGCGACCCAAAATGGAGCGAGATAACTGAAAATTTATATCCAGGTCAGACAGCAAATGATAGACCTGGCTTGGTTACTCGA CGTGGTTTGCCACATGTTCATACTTTACTTCACTTTGCAAATGACGATAAGCTTGAAACAGCACATGTTATCAATAGTTTAATATCTGCAGAAATTCCAGATCCAATTGTTAATCGTGATCTTTATGACGTTGTTAAAACTTGCATGATTCACGGTCCATGTGGCATACTGAATACTAATTCTCCCTGCATGAAAGACGGGGTGTGCAGCAAAATCCTAAAGAATTTAATGCTAACACA ttttcaagtCTCAAATTCATTTACTAAATCACAATATACACTTGGTGTTTTTGTCGATTTATCAAAGGCTATTGATACAGCCAATCATTATATCTTACTTAATGAACTTGAGTTCTACGGAATAACTG ACATTCCTTATCACTTTATATTTGATGATAAAGATTGTAAATGGAAG actGTTCCTTTGCAGGCAAAAGGAGCAACATCTTGGGAAGATGTGCGTACTGTTAATagtattgtttttgaaatgtttcgtGAAGCATGTGTTTTAAAAG TTTTAACGCATAAGCCAAAGCAAATTAGACagttgttttcaattattttgacCTTTTGTGAACCTGACAATCCTTTGGATCTCTGGGTTTCATACAAAGCTTTTATGATGGAAGATTTTATTCAACGCTCAGTCCAACTTCTAATAGCTGAACAAGCTACTCTTCGTCAAATTGAAAAGATCATTAATCAAAGTGGTAAAACGCTGGCTGATTTCAATATGCCTGTTATTGATGAGTTTATGGGTTTAtatcttgaaaattttgatgaaaacatTTAA
- the LOC136081152 gene encoding E3 SUMO-protein ligase KIAA1586-like, translating into MESKLISQEWKKCNVTTSGKDKIVQQASLRKKISEHFVSKAHKLAVEHAKILKKQTSTACIDKMNEKFISSTTRIFNTVYSLAKRNRPFSDIESVIELQVKNGLDIGTGLHSRHSESKIVEHIAQETKKELFISIIKNNLKIGTVIDKASTISSKSTLTVFIKVESSTVASSEISPIIFVDIVELDAQDANTIFQSLLGVLLAVGFDTNYLKLNLIGFCSDGASVMLGCKSGVSVRIKEMFPYVIIWHCLNHRLQLVLDDSIKDIKQVNHFKVFMDKIYCIFHQSNKNQKELNDISQELSLDIIKIGRVLGPRWATCSLRSALAEWRNYPAFVYVVLF; encoded by the coding sequence atggaatCAAAACTAATATCTCAGGAATGGAAAAAATGTAACGTTACGACATCGGGGAAAGACAAAATAGTGCAACAAgcatctttaagaaaaaaaataagtgaacATTTTGTATCAAAAGCACACAAACTAGCTGTTGAACATGCCaagatacttaaaaaacaaacttctaCAGCATGCATCGATAAGATGAacgaaaaatttattagttctACTACAAGAATCTTCAACACTGTTTACAGTCTAGCGAAAAGAAATCGTCCGTTTTCAGACATAGAAAGTGTAATAGAGCTTCAAGTAAAAAACGGGTTGGACATAGGAACCGGACTTCATTCTCGACATAGTGAAAGTAAGATAGTAGAGCATATCGCGcaagaaactaaaaaagaattgtttatatcaattattaagaacaatttaaaaattggtacTGTTATTGATAAAGCTTCCACCATTTCCAGTAAATCAACGCTTACAGTTTTCATCAAAGTAGAATCTTCCACAGTAGCATCTTCTGAAATATCCCCAATAATATTCGTAGATATTGTGGAACTTGACGCACAAGATGCGAAtactatttttcaaagtttgttgGGTGTATTACTTGCTGTTGGATttgatacaaattatttaaaactgaatttaataGGATTCTGTTCTGACGGTGCTAGCGTAATGCTTGGTTGTAAATCTGGAGTCAGCGTACGAATAAAAGAGATGTTTCCATATGTTATTATTTGGCACTGTCTCAATCACCGCCTACAACTTGTTTTAGATGATTCCATAAAAGATATCAAACAGGttaatcattttaaagttttcatggacaaaatatattgtatttttcatCAAtctaataaaaaccaaaaagaaCTGAATGATATTTCCCAGGAGCTTAGTTTGGATATAATTAAGATTGGAAGAGTGTTAGGACCAAGATGGGCTACGTGCAGCCTAAGATCTGCACTTGCTGAATGGCGGAACTACCCTGCTTTTGTATACGTTGTTCTCTTCTAA